GACTCGGTCAACCACCGGTTTGAGTTTGCCGGTGAAAACATGTTTCAACACCTCGTGGAGATCTCCCATCGTTCCCATATAGGAACCGAGAAACGAAAGCTGCCGACTGAAGAGCACGCGAAGATCAAACTTCGCCTCAGGCCCGGTGGTCGCGCCGCAGGTGACGAGTGTTCCGCCCGG
The genomic region above belongs to Terriglobales bacterium and contains:
- a CDS encoding zinc-binding dehydrogenase, which produces PGGTLVTCGATTGPEAKFDLRVLFSRQLSFLGSYMGTMGDLHEVLKHVFTGKLKPVVDRVFPLSEARAAHERLEKGEQFGKIVLNP